The following is a genomic window from Candidatus Poribacteria bacterium.
TCTCCAGACGGATTGAGGAATATAACCCGAAAACGAACACTTGGCGGAGACTTCCTGATATACCGACCTTCAAATATGATTTTTCAACCGTTGTTGTAGATCGTGAAATTTACACAATTGGTGGCTATGATCTGGACAATCATGACGCGTATCTTGACCTTGTAGAGGTTTATCATCCGGCAGCCAATAGATGGCGGCCATCGCTACCTATGCTCACACCAAAAGTGACGGTAGCGGCAGTTGCTAACGGTACAATCTACCTCCTTGGCGGTAGGGGGGATGGACCTAAGGGAAGAAACGAATTTTCGCCAGGGGTTGAGGCGTATGACACGGGTTTTCGGGCGATTGACGTAAAAGGTAAACTTTCCACCCGCTGGGGTACGCTCAAAAAACCCAACGAATGACCCTGAAATTAACTTGACAAACGCATTTTGATTTGGTATCATATTAATAGAGCGTGTTCGTAACAGAAGGCGCGCGATAGAACCCTCCCGATAGTACAATCTATTAGATTGTCCTCTTTATATCGCATGGTTTCATCTATACGTTTGGTATCCCGCAAACAAACAGTTTGTTGTACTAACGCGCCGTGAATAGTGAACCGTTCGCACTTGATTAGATTTCTACCAAATTGGCAGGTTTCTGAAATCTGTCGTTAAGTTTTGAATTGTTAATAAGGAAGGACACTTACGAATGAAAATGTTTTACCAGTTTACACTCACAACAGCAATCGTATTTGCTTTGATTGTGAGTATTTCTCACCTTGCATTTGCACAGAAAGTTAACATTGACGACGGTCCCATCCCTGAAAAAGATTGGTTGGCAAACCCTAAAGTCGCTGCACTGAACGAAGATCATTCAGCGGAAAAGACATGGATCTCCAAGTGGTACGGGCCCGATGGCAACTACGAGAACAATGGCGGGTTCGCGGCTTCCGCACCCAAAGACCTCATCGATGAAGCTACTAACGGCAAGTTGGATCAAGTGAAACTTTCGACTGCAGCCGGTCTGAAACTGACGCAGACCGTTGATATCAACTGGAAAAAGGCGAATGGCGGTCCCCGTGAATGGACTGTCTTTGAATTGAATCCGGCGGATGGCAACCACATGAACAGAGGCGGTCCCGCTGACAATATTGATACTTATGGGATTGTCGTTGTTAAAGCACCTAAGGCCATGAAGGCTGTTATGTCGCCAGCGCACGATGACTACGCGCAAATCTGGATTAACGGCGAAAAGTGGTACAACAACTCCGCATGGACGGGTGCCGCGCTCCAAGTTGATTACAACATTGAAGTTCAATTACAAAAAGGCGGAAACGTGGTCCTCTATCGGTGTGGTGAATCGGGAGGGTCTGCCTATATGAACCTCCACTTTGACGATGAAACCCATAAGGTTTGCGACATCTATCCCGATAAGTCGAATGACCAGAAGAGTTTCTTCAGCGAAGTCTCGGGGGCATTGTCTGTTGAACCGACAGATAAATTGACGACTACGTGGGCGGACATCAAGCGCAGTAACTAAGACCCTCTATTTTGTTTGAATCAATTTTAATTTTCTTGACAAATTTCCGTCAAGATGTTAGAATAAATTAGATTGTAATTGTTGAACGCGTTTAAGCGTTTTAAAAACTGTCAAAGAAACTTAGGGAGCCTATAATAACGCGACCTAATTACTTTCAACTTTTAATTAACCTACAAAAAGGATATAGTACTTAGCAATGAGAAGATTAAATACTTTTACCCTCGCAATTGCGATTATTTTCGCCTTGAGTATGAGTTTCTCTCACTTCGCATTCTCGCAGGCGAACCTAATCGAAGGTGGTCCTCTGGCGGAAGATATGCTCTTAGAAGATCCAGATCCCAACACTGATGCTCTCAGAGAAGATCGCAGTGGTGTAGATTCTTGGCTTAGTGTATGGTATGGACCCGACGGGAATTACGAAGAAAACGGCGGGTTCGCAGCTTCTGCCCCCATCGATCTTATAGCAGAAGGTACCGGTGGTGCACTCGACCAAGTCTCGCTTTCGACAATTGATGGCTTGCTTATGACAGCAGACATCGATGTGGAATGGGGCGATGACCACGGCGGCACCCGCGGCTGGACTGTCTTTGAATTGGATCCTGTGGACAACAACCACATGAATAGAGACGGCCCCGCTGATAACGTTGATACTTATGTTATTACAGTCATTGATTCACCGAGCGACATGACCTCTGTTATGTCCCCGGCGCACGATGACTACGCACAGATCTGGATTAATGGCGAAAAATGGTACAACAACTCCAGATGGACAGGTGCACCCCTAACGATTCTTCACGACGTTGAAGTTGAGTTACAAAAGGGTCTGAACGTTCTGCTTTATCGGTGTGGTGAATCCGGCGGTTCTGCATATCTCAACTTGCACTTTGACGATGTAACGAACGATGCTGTTACGTTCTATCCCGACGCTGGAATGGACAAGCAGGGCTTACTTGATTTCGTGGCTTCGTCTGTTGATGTTGAAGCCAAGGGTAAGTTGGCAACGACCTGGGCAGACATCAAACGCAAATAGTTAGCTTGGTATTTTTTTGGAGTGCTGTGTAAGTGCTCCCATATATGGCGAATTATTGTACGACTGTGTACGGTAATTCGCCATATTTTTTTCCGTGTATTACCATGATGGAACTTGTTCAGGATACTGCCTCCGGCACCATCAAAAGAATTCATTGACAAACGCAAATCAACACGTTAAAATATTTCTGTATGATCAACGGGTTCAACGGATTTATTGATAGCAACGACGGGAAACTGTATCATGCGAAACTGGTCCCGAATCTGCGTTTTTATTGCACTTTCCACTGCGCTTATCGGATGGGTGAACGGTTGGAAACAGGTGCTGAAAGCGGGGAATGAAGCATACACACTTGGGAACTATAACGCTGCACACGCTGCCTTTCAACAGGCGACCCTTGAAAATGTGGACACGCCGGTTGCGCCGTATAACCTCGGCACCGCGCTGTATAAAAAAGGTAGATTTAACGAGGCGACCCTCGCATTTCAGGAATCGTTATCTAAACACAGTGGGCAAACTGATGAACTTCCGGATCTCGCAGCGATCCATTACAACTTGGGGAACACCCAATTTAAGAGTGGCGACCTCGGACGTGCCATTGAATCTTACAAACACGCGCTCCGCTTAGATCCGCAAGATGTCGATGCACAACACAATCTCG
Proteins encoded in this region:
- a CDS encoding tetratricopeptide repeat protein — translated: MRNWSRICVFIALSTALIGWVNGWKQVLKAGNEAYTLGNYNAAHAAFQQATLENVDTPVAPYNLGTALYKKGRFNEATLAFQESLSKHSGQTDELPDLAAIHYNLGNTQFKSGDLGRAIESYKHALRLDPQDVDAQHNLALAQQLLRQQSNFAQQQEPKKDAAPQTEMKHIGKAETVRLLERLSKNENRIRQKLLQEQRKSGLRREKDW